In Tenrec ecaudatus isolate mTenEca1 chromosome 4, mTenEca1.hap1, whole genome shotgun sequence, a single window of DNA contains:
- the GPX1 gene encoding glutathione peroxidase 1, giving the protein MCAAPLAAAAARSVYAFSARPLAGGEPVSLASLRGKVLLIENVASLUGTTVRDYTQMNDLQQRLGPRGLVVLGFPCNQFGHQENAKNEEILNSLKHVRPGGGFEPNFCLFEKCEVNGANAHPLFAFLREALPAPSDDATSLMTDPKLITWSPVCRNDISWNFEKFLVGRDGVPVRRYSRRFPTIDLEPDLQALLSKGPRSA; this is encoded by the exons ATGTGTGCCGCTCCACTCGCGGCCGCCGCCGCGCGCTCCGTGTACGCCTTCTCCGCGCGCCCGCTGGCCGGCGGGGAGCCCGTGAGCCTGGCCTCGCTGCGGGGCAAGGTGCTGCTCATCGAGAACGTGGCGTCGCTCTGAGGCACCACGGTCCGGGACTACACCCAGATGAACGACCTGCAGCAGCGCCTCGGCCCCCGGGGCCTGGTCGTGCTAGGTTTCCCGTGCAACCAGTTTGGGCATCAG GAGAACGCCAAGAATGAAGAGATTCTGAATTCCCTCAAGCACGTCCGACCTGGAGGCGGGTTCGAGCCCAACTTCTGCCTGTTTGAGAAGTGCGAGGTGAACGGCGCCAATGCACACCCGCTCTTTGCCTTCCTTCGGGAGGCCCTGCCGGCGCCCAGCGACGATGCCACCTCTCTCATGACCGACCCCAAGCTTATCACCTGGTCGCCTGTGTGCCGCAACGACATCTCCTGGAACTTCGAGAAGTTCCTGGTGGGCCGCGATGGTGTGCCTGTGCGCAGGTACAGCCGCCGCTTCCCCACCATCGACCTCGAGCCCGACCTCCAGGCCCTGCTCTCCAAGGGGCCCCGCAGTGCCTAG
- the RHOA gene encoding transforming protein RhoA, producing MAAIRKKLVIVGDGACGKTCLLIVFSKDQFPEVYVPTVFENYVADIEVDGKQVELALWDTAGQEDYDRLRPLSYPDTDVILMCFSIDSPDSLENIPEKWTPEVKHFCPNVPIILVGNKKDLRNDEHTRRELAKMKQEPVKPEEGRDMANRIGAFGYMECSAKTKDGVREVFEMATRAALQARRGKKKSGCLVL from the exons ATGGCTGCCATCAGGAAGAAACTGGTGATCGTTGGTGACGGAGCTTGTGGCAAGACCTGCTTGCTCATAGTGTTCAGCAAGGATCAGTTCCCCGAGGTGTACGTGCCCACCGTCTTTGAGAACTACGTGGCAGATATTGAAGTGGATGGAAAGCAG GTGGAGCTGGCTTTGTGGGATACAGCTGGGCAGGAAGATTATGACCGTCTGAGACCCCTCTCCTACCCGGACACTGATGTTATACTGATGTGCTTCTCCATCGACAGCCCCGATAGTTTAG aaaacatcccagagaaATGGACCCCGGAAGTCAAGCATTTCTGTCCCAATGTGCCCATCATCTTGGTTGGGAACAAGAAGGATCTTCGGAATGATGAGCACACAAGGCGGGAGCTAGCCAAGATGAAGCAG GAGCCCGTCAAGCCCGAAGAAGGCAGGGATATGGCCAACAGGATTGGTGCTTTTGGCTACATGGAGTGTTCTGCAAAGACCAAAGACGGCGTGAGGGAGGTGTTTGAGATGGCCACGAGGGCGGCCCTGCAGGCCAGGCGCGGGAAGAAGAAATCTGGGTGCCTTGTCTTGTGA